Sequence from the Fragaria vesca subsp. vesca linkage group LG4, FraVesHawaii_1.0, whole genome shotgun sequence genome:
GAGTCAACAGGAATAGATCGAACACACTCCAAGTTGAGAAGAGAATCTTAAAATCTTTTTAGGGTTTTTGGGTCCAGATCAAAACATGGAATTTGGTCAATGAGCAAAAGACAGAATGAAGCAGAGGGCTAAGCAATAAGGGACTGGTGCAATAAAAATGCAGCTCCCTTCTTCACTTGGTTCTTGATGTCAAGGAAGCTCCAAGTCAAAGAGAAACACCTAACTCAATGCTAGTCTTTCGGCTTAGATAAGCCTAATTGATGTCATTCATATTGTCAATTGGGAAGGTGGGATTTCCATTTAGGAATTGTAGGCTACGTTCTTTATTCATGATCATAACATAAACAATAATCTTCTTCAACTTCTTTTGTATTTTCTAAGTGAATAACAAGAAATCATAACATGAGTGAATTTTTACTTCTTACAAGGAGATGATTTTTTATTTTTGAGGTGGTACTTGTGATATTTCGGCTTGGGATGCATTTTATTTTACTTGTGTATTTTCAATTCCCGTCGGTAGCGCCTTGTAGGGATTATCGAATCAATAACATTAAGTCTTTCTCATTACTAATGGAATTGAAACGATCACTAGATTGATCAGAGGATCCTTCAGGTCATTGTCTTTCATTCATTCGTTTTCATTTCATTTAGGTAGTTTAAAATGATCAAACCATTACATTTTTATTACTTGAGAAATTCGATTCAATTAGAAATGATATCAAAATAAATACAATCACTTGTATATGAACCAAATTGAGTTGATTAATTTCGTGCTAAACCAATGGACTGATACTTAACAAGAATACCATTTATGCTATAGAGGTACTTAAAAAAATTGCTAAAACAAAATCAAGCTCCAAAAGAGAATCTTTTATGGACTTTTAAGCTCAGATGATTAATTTGACCTTACCGTTTCAATTTTACCATTAGATTTGACATTTCTTACATTCAAATTCAAACCAATTCAAACCCAAATCCATTTTTCTTAATAAAACCATTCACTCACATCACAAACTTTGGTTGGGGACAAAGCAATGACTACTGAGTCCGTGGGTTCTTCACTTCTTCATACAAAACTTGGTCTCGATCTGCAAACATTAGCAATATATCAAACAATTCGGTGATCCACTCTCCTCTATATTTCAACAAAATCAGAATCTTATAACCCAAGGCTGATGAGAAAGGTCCCCATCATCCCCACTTCGAATTAGGTCCCCGTCAACCTGTAACCAATATCCTTGCGTTTATATAATGAAACGCAGTCGTTGACAAATTAGTTCTCCTTTTTTGTACACATCTCTGTTTCAACCACCGGAATACCAATTCTTCCTTCGTCTCCAAAAATGATTACAGCTCTGCTGCCAAGTTGATGATCAGGTCCCTCTTTCTGACTTTTCCCATTTTAACCATTACGTACAAGATTGAGCATCCATGTTTTGAAGCTTTTGTGATTATATTACTAAGTTTACAACCAAACCCTAATGAAGATGAATGGGTATAAAACGCGGTCCATAATTTCTGGTTTGAAATAGTAAACTGCTCCGTCCATTTCATTTTGTTTATATAATCTCTTGGAAATTAGTGGGATATTAACTTAATCCTATATGGAAAGGTCTTGAAAGTGGTTGAATGCATGCAAGCCCGGGAAGAAGAAGAAGAAGAAGAAGAAGAAGAAATTTTGGGAAAGCAAAACTACAACAACTAACCACTATCGTTGAAGCTTTCGCAACCAAACCCCAAATGGCAGACGACAAATCCCATAGAGATCTCCTTCAACTGATCTCAACCATTCACTAAATTCCAACCACAGTTTCAGTTTCTCACACCTTCTCTTCTGACAACAGAAGAAACCAATCAACACCCTCCATGGCCGGCGCTTTACATCTCATCCTTAACCGGCCATGGCTTCCTCTTCTTCTTCTGTTTTGTATTTTCCGTTTTTGTTATGCTCAACCACAAAACATCGAGACTTTCTTTCCTTTTCCACCAGTGCCGTCCCTGGCACCAGCGCCGTCCCCGGCGCCGATCTCTCCGTATTTTCCTCCGGTGGAGTCGCCTCCACCGGAGCCGCAACCTCCTCTGCCGCTGCCGTTACCGAATAAGAAGTCCAATGACAACAGAAACATTGCAAAGGCGGCAGCGGCAACCGCAGCCAGCACACTGGTGTTGTGTGGGGTGGTGTTCTTTTTCGTGCAAAGGTGCATTGTTGCTAAGCGGAGGAGGAACAAGATAGGCGGTGGCGCTGTTATTGGTGGTGGTGGTGCTTATAACAATACTAGCTCATCACGTCGTGGTCAACCGGCTGCAGTGGTCAATCGTAATGAGTTTGAGAGGTATGATGGGAATCTCAAAGGGTTCATTGTGGACGAGGATGGTCTTGATGTGTTGTATTGGCGAAAACTTGAGGCCAAGAACTCGAAGAAGAAGAGTTTCAAGAAAGAGGCTATGCGAAACCGGGATGCAGGAGAAGAAGAAATTGATGAAGATCATAGTGGAGAAGGGACTAGCAGAGAGAATGAGCTTCCTCTGTTTCGAGGGAGGTCTTCCACGTCTAACATGGATTTAGTGCCCGAAGGAAATGAGCAGATTCGAATGGGAAGTAGTAGAATGATGGCTCCCAAGGCTGTTGAGAATCGAGAGCAAGTAGCAGAGCTGACGTTTCAGTCTTCGGGTTCTCCTCCTCCACCTCATTCTCCACCACCAACCCCACCTCCTCTGCCAATGAAAGTCCCTGCAGTGCCGCTACCGCCGCCTCCACCGCCTGTGAAGCGCCCGGGACTGCCGCCGGCTCCGCCACCGAAGCCTAAGTCAAGAAGTTTAAATGCAATGGCAAAACCAGAGCCAAAGGGGGTGAAGCTGAAGCCACTACATTGGGACAAGGTGAACACTAATCATGAACATTCCATGGTGTGGGACAAAATTGATAATGGCTCCTTCAGGTATGTATATCACACATTGATTTTACATTCTTGAACATGTGACAAAGTACATTTGAATAATCTAAAACTAATTAACAACTTTTCTTTTTGCTGCTTGCAGATTTGATGGTGACCTTATGGAAGCTCTTTTTGGAACTGTTGCAACTAATCGGAAATCTCCTGAAAGAGTAACTGGTTCATCATCGTCACAAGTTTGTATCTTAGATGAGAGGAAGTCTCAGAATTTTGCAATTGTTATAAAGTCATTGACCATTTCTATTGAAGATATTCTTGATGTGCTTAATGAGGGCAGAGGTTTAGGCGCTGAAAATCTCGAAAAGCTTGCTAGAATTGCACCAACTGAAGAGGAAATAGCCAAAATTCTTGAGTACAATGAAGACCCTGCAAGGCTTGCTGATGCTGAAAGCTTCCTCTACCACATTCTGAAAGCTGTTCCATCGGCTTTTATTCGACTCAATGCCATGCATTTCAGACAGCACTATGAGCAAGAGATTGTGCAGCTCAAGGAGTCTTTACAGACGATTGAATTGGGATGTAAGGAGCTTCGAACTAGAGGACTGTTTATGAAGCTGCTAGAAGCGATTCTCAAGGCTGGAAACCGAATGAATGCTGGAACTTCGAGAGGGAATGCTCAAGCTTTCAAGCTCAGTTCTCTTCGAAAACTATCTGATGTTCGAAGTAGTGATGGGAAGACTACTCTTCTACATTTTGTTGTGGAAGAAGTAGTGCGGTCTGAGGGAAAACGGGGTGTTTTGAACAGGAACCATAGCTTGAACCGGAGCGGCAGCCAGAGAAGTAGTAACAGCAACATGAGTTCTGAGCAGAATGTTAAATCGAAAGAGGATAGAGAAAAGGAGTACATGATGTTGGGATTGCCTGTGGTAGGAGGCATCAGTTCTGAGTTCTCTAACGTGAAGAAGGCAGCAACTATAGACTATGACAGCTTTGCAATCACTTGCTCAGCTCTCACTAAACGTGTTGTGGAAACTAGAGAACTTATACTCCAATGTGAGAAGGATGGTGGTGGAAGATTTGTTTTCGAGATGAATGATTTTCTTGAAGAAGCCGAAGAAGAGCTAAAGGAGATGACAAAAGAGCAGAATA
This genomic interval carries:
- the LOC101309250 gene encoding formin-like protein 8-like, with translation MAGALHLILNRPWLPLLLLFCIFRFCYAQPQNIETFFPFPPVPSLAPAPSPAPISPYFPPVESPPPEPQPPLPLPLPNKKSNDNRNIAKAAAATAASTLVLCGVVFFFVQRCIVAKRRRNKIGGGAVIGGGGAYNNTSSSRRGQPAAVVNRNEFERYDGNLKGFIVDEDGLDVLYWRKLEAKNSKKKSFKKEAMRNRDAGEEEIDEDHSGEGTSRENELPLFRGRSSTSNMDLVPEGNEQIRMGSSRMMAPKAVENREQVAELTFQSSGSPPPPHSPPPTPPPLPMKVPAVPLPPPPPPVKRPGLPPAPPPKPKSRSLNAMAKPEPKGVKLKPLHWDKVNTNHEHSMVWDKIDNGSFRFDGDLMEALFGTVATNRKSPERVTGSSSSQVCILDERKSQNFAIVIKSLTISIEDILDVLNEGRGLGAENLEKLARIAPTEEEIAKILEYNEDPARLADAESFLYHILKAVPSAFIRLNAMHFRQHYEQEIVQLKESLQTIELGCKELRTRGLFMKLLEAILKAGNRMNAGTSRGNAQAFKLSSLRKLSDVRSSDGKTTLLHFVVEEVVRSEGKRGVLNRNHSLNRSGSQRSSNSNMSSEQNVKSKEDREKEYMMLGLPVVGGISSEFSNVKKAATIDYDSFAITCSALTKRVVETRELILQCEKDGGGRFVFEMNDFLEEAEEELKEMTKEQNRVMEFLKATTEYYQGGASKEKGSHPFQLFVVVKDFLGMVDQACVEISRNVQRRKAVTASLETSSSPDSPPSRNPVRFPVLPKNFMSGSSRSNSSGSDNDV